The following are encoded together in the Bactrocera neohumeralis isolate Rockhampton chromosome 6, APGP_CSIRO_Bneo_wtdbg2-racon-allhic-juicebox.fasta_v2, whole genome shotgun sequence genome:
- the LOC126761274 gene encoding guanosine-3',5'-bis(diphosphate) 3'-pyrophosphohydrolase MESH1 isoform X2, which yields METLHPTAKLMQGLQFAASKHRTQLRKDNETPYINHPINVATILAVEGGISDENVLIAAILHDTVEDTDTTFEEIEQHFGEEICEIVREVTDDKTLEKQERKRLQIEHAASSSENAKLVKLADKLDNLRDLGRKAPIGWTPERQEQYYVWAKKVVDNMRGTNAELERKLDEIFKAKKLL from the coding sequence ATGGAAACGTTACATCCTACAGCGAAATTAATGCAAGGACTGCAGTTTGCTGCCAGCAAGCATCGTACACAACTGCGGAAAGATAATGAGACACCCTACATAAATCACCCTATAAATGTGGCAACAATTCTCGCTGTGGAAGGTGGTATCTCCGATGAAAATGTACTCATTGCTGCTATATTGCATGACACTGTTGAGGATACCGACACCACATTTGAAGAAATCGAGCAACATTTTGGCGaggaaatttgtgaaattgtgCGTGAGGTCACTGACGATAAGACATTGGAGAAACAAGAACGAAAACGCTTGCAAATCGAACATGCGGCAAGTTCAAGTGAGAACGCCAAATTAGTGAAATTGGCGGATAAGTTGGACAATCTACGAGATTTAGGCAGAAAAGCGCCAATCGGTTGGACACCTGAGCGTCAAGAACAATACTATGTTTGGGCTAAGAAAGTGGTGGATAATATGCGTGGTACAAACGCAGAGTTGGAGCGCAAAttagatgaaatttttaaagctaaaaagcTACTTTAA
- the LOC126761272 gene encoding peroxisome biogenesis factor 10 translates to MIQGRKLIGKNPLDFRNARARQPEIVRSVQKDAKYTEELTEDFSDLLRLTGSRSWIKYNQLCKLFAEISYHGFASISNLQTLGEEYTGIIQVDSAYMHIPSRLLQLVAIILEFGGDALFVRILEKLEKYIKDNEEIVPDAKEKLLRVLRILYFSPQYIKALHKSLFYVRSGKYQMSKRFTGLNYVLIRHWLQPEFSLYGYKILGVITFLQVTVSLIINAYEYWKEHKRKKLENINSSSRRLINTERNANSEKSEAPQCILCLDSRTNTTLTPCGHLFCWNCILDWLDERDECPLCREKLKKSNVIPLQNYL, encoded by the exons ATGATACAAGGTCGTAAGTtaattggaaaaaatccatTAGATTTTCGAAATGCTCGAGCACGCCAACCTGAAATTGTACGATCTGTTCAAAAAGATGCCAAATACACAGAAGAACTAACAGAAGATTTCTCGGATCTCCTGCGTTTAACCGGCTCTCGCAGTTGGATAAAATACAACCAACTATGTAAACTCTTTGCCGAAATCAGTTATCATGGATTTGCGTCAATTAGTAATTTACAAACACTTGGTGAGGAATACACTGGTATTATTCAAGTTGATAGTGCATATATGCACATTCCATCCCGTTTG TTACAACTAGTTGCAATCATACTGGAATTCGGTGGAGACGCTTTATTTGTTCGAATTTtagaaaaacttgaaaaatacaTCAAAGATAATGAGGAAATTGTACCGGATGCAAAGGAAAAACTACTAAGGGTGCTACGAATATTGTATTTCTCTCCACAATATATAAAGGCCTTacataaatcattattttatgtGCGTTCCGGTAAATACCAAATGTCCAAACGTTTTACTGGCTTAAATTACGTCCTAATACGCCACTGGTTACAACCAGAATTTTCATTATATGGATATAAAATACTTGGAGTTATAACATTTCTACAAGTAACTGTGTCATTAATAATAAATGCATACGAATATTGGAaagaacataaaagaaaaaagttagagaATATAAACAGCTCTTCTAGAAGGTTAATCAACACAGAGAGAAATGCAAATTCCGAAAAGTCTGAGGCGCCACAGTGCATCCTTTGCCTTGATTCACGTACTAATACGACCTTGACGCCATGTGGACATTTATTTTGTTGGAATTGTATACTTGATTGGCTGGATGAACGTGATGAATGCCCTTTGTGCAGAGAAAAGCTAAAGAAGTCCAATGTAATACCTTtacaaaactatttataa
- the LOC126761266 gene encoding DDB1- and CUL4-associated factor 11 isoform X1, translating into MGNNIVYEIDEDDFDDEDVDDMLGEQLSLAVGTVMSQLERLERLNPLERPTARMPVIRKKPDLRTFRHTMLYKEIKALCALPANSNRPSDRWSLTRGLFKRENGIAAHPAGSFTPNQQRRIANLFVPNNKDQRLMSLEAKVFICKFNKDGSKLITACQDSVIRVFDSSKGTYHRINRIVTDICNWSILDVDFSPCGQYLAYSTWSDAFFVLPVNSDGKDMQSFNLNAEQSRAGIFSLRFSPCGQHIIGGSNNSLIYVVDRETHAVRMINTQRTHKDDINAVSFVSDQDSNIFVSGCNNGVLKLWDLRCAGSSARGRSGSGGSYNNNRNSCTSVRHMPVGIFKGHLDGITYIDPRNDGHYLLTNSKDQSIKIWDMRMTSPNNKLNKVILPLIPWDYRWDTVPREYYNPKATLEGDVSVMTYRGHRVTKSLLRAKFSPALQTGQRYIYTGCGTGRIIIYDVLTGQIKEAIEGHKDIVRDLSWHPVRSEIVSGSWDSHVNLNTFKHNPLLKRPSSGSGYQGSLRRSLRIAHQNGDLDDEADEDEPEQSW; encoded by the exons ATGGGTAATAATATTGTGTATGAAATTGACGAAGATGACTTCGATGATGAGGATGTGGACGATATGCTTGGTGAACAATTGAGTTTGGCCGTTGGTACTGTAATGAGTCAACTGGAGCGTCTGGAACGTCTAAATCCCTTGGAAAGACCAACAGCGCGAATGCCTGTGATACGAAAGAAACCAGATTTGCGAACCTTTCGC CACACCATGTTgtacaaagaaataaaagcgTTGTGTGCTTTACCAGCAAACAGCAATCGTCCCAGTGATCGTTGGTCGTTGACTCGTGGTTTGTTTAAACGGGAGAATGGGATAGCCGCTCATCCAGCCGGATCATTTACACCTAATCAGCAACGTCGCATTGCAAATCTATTTGTGCCTAATAACAAGGACCAGCGTTTGATGTCATTGGAAGCCAAGGTTttcatttgcaaatttaataaagatgGAAGTAAATTGATTACTGCTTGCCaag ATTCAGTGATTCGCGTTTTTGATTCTTCAAAGGGCACATACCATCGCATAAACCGTATCGTAACGGATATATGTAACTGGAGTATTTTGGATGTAGACTTTAGTCCCTGCGGGCAATACTTAGCATATTCTACATGGTCAGATGCTT TTTTTGTTTTACCCGTAAATAGTGACGGGAAAGATATGCAGtctttcaatttaaatgccGAACAATCACGCGCCGGTATATTCTCACTACGATTTTCCCCATGTGGTCAACATATAATCGGCGGGAGTAATAATTCCTTAATTTATGTAGTCGATCGTGAGACACATGCTGTACGAATGATAAATACACAACGAACTCACAAAGACGATATAAATGCTGTTAGTTTTGTAAGCGATCAagattcaaatatatttgtttctgGCTGCAATAATGGCGTGTTAAAGTTGTGGGATTTACGGTGTGCTGGTAGCAGTGCCCGCGGAAGAAGCGGTTCAGGTGGTAGTTACAATAATAACAGAAATAGCTGCACTAGCGTCAGACATATGCCAGTGGGCATATTCAAAGGCCACTTGGATGGCATTACTTACATCGACCCACGCAACGATGGGCATTACTTATTAACTAATTCCAAAGATCAAAGCATAAAAATTTGGGACATGAGAATGACAAGTCccaacaacaaattaaataaagtaatacTGCCACTTATTCCATGGGATTACCGTTGGGATACAGTACCACGTGAAT attacAATCCAAAAGCAACGTTGGAGGGAGATGTAAGCGTGATGACCTATCGTGGTCATCGTGTTACCAAGAGTTTATTGCGAGCGAAATTCTCCCCAGCTTTACAAACGGGACAGCGCTACATATACACTGGCTGTGGCACAGGCAGAATTATAA TATACGATGTGTTGACAGGGCAAATAAAAGAGGCTATTGAAGGACATAAAGATATTGTGCGTGATTTGTCATGGCATCCTGTTCGTTCAGAAATTGTATCTGGATCG tgggACTCTCATGTCAACCTGAACACCTTTAAACATAATCCTTTACTGAAACGGCCAAGTTCTGGTTCAGGTTATCAAGGCTCCTTAAGACGCTCCCTCCGTATAGCGCATCAAAACGGTGACTTAGACGATGAGGCTGATGAAGATGAG CCCGAGCAGTCATGGTAG
- the LOC126761266 gene encoding DDB1- and CUL4-associated factor 11 isoform X2, with protein sequence MGNNIVYEIDEDDFDDEDVDDMLGEQLSLAVGTVMSQLERLERLNPLERPTARMPVIRKKPDLRTFRHTMLYKEIKALCALPANSNRPSDRWSLTRGLFKRENGIAAHPAGSFTPNQQRRIANLFVPNNKDQRLMSLEAKVFICKFNKDGSKLITACQDSVIRVFDSSKGTYHRINRIVTDICNWSILDVDFSPCGQYLAYSTWSDAFFVLPVNSDGKDMQSFNLNAEQSRAGIFSLRFSPCGQHIIGGSNNSLIYVVDRETHAVRMINTQRTHKDDINAVSFVSDQDSNIFVSGCNNGVLKLWDLRCAGSSARGRSGSGGSYNNNRNSCTSVRHMPVGIFKGHLDGITYIDPRNDGHYLLTNSKDQSIKIWDMRMTSPNNKLNKVILPLIPWDYRWDTVPREYYNPKATLEGDVSVMTYRGHRVTKSLLRAKFSPALQTGQRYIYTGCGTGRIITAEF encoded by the exons ATGGGTAATAATATTGTGTATGAAATTGACGAAGATGACTTCGATGATGAGGATGTGGACGATATGCTTGGTGAACAATTGAGTTTGGCCGTTGGTACTGTAATGAGTCAACTGGAGCGTCTGGAACGTCTAAATCCCTTGGAAAGACCAACAGCGCGAATGCCTGTGATACGAAAGAAACCAGATTTGCGAACCTTTCGC CACACCATGTTgtacaaagaaataaaagcgTTGTGTGCTTTACCAGCAAACAGCAATCGTCCCAGTGATCGTTGGTCGTTGACTCGTGGTTTGTTTAAACGGGAGAATGGGATAGCCGCTCATCCAGCCGGATCATTTACACCTAATCAGCAACGTCGCATTGCAAATCTATTTGTGCCTAATAACAAGGACCAGCGTTTGATGTCATTGGAAGCCAAGGTTttcatttgcaaatttaataaagatgGAAGTAAATTGATTACTGCTTGCCaag ATTCAGTGATTCGCGTTTTTGATTCTTCAAAGGGCACATACCATCGCATAAACCGTATCGTAACGGATATATGTAACTGGAGTATTTTGGATGTAGACTTTAGTCCCTGCGGGCAATACTTAGCATATTCTACATGGTCAGATGCTT TTTTTGTTTTACCCGTAAATAGTGACGGGAAAGATATGCAGtctttcaatttaaatgccGAACAATCACGCGCCGGTATATTCTCACTACGATTTTCCCCATGTGGTCAACATATAATCGGCGGGAGTAATAATTCCTTAATTTATGTAGTCGATCGTGAGACACATGCTGTACGAATGATAAATACACAACGAACTCACAAAGACGATATAAATGCTGTTAGTTTTGTAAGCGATCAagattcaaatatatttgtttctgGCTGCAATAATGGCGTGTTAAAGTTGTGGGATTTACGGTGTGCTGGTAGCAGTGCCCGCGGAAGAAGCGGTTCAGGTGGTAGTTACAATAATAACAGAAATAGCTGCACTAGCGTCAGACATATGCCAGTGGGCATATTCAAAGGCCACTTGGATGGCATTACTTACATCGACCCACGCAACGATGGGCATTACTTATTAACTAATTCCAAAGATCAAAGCATAAAAATTTGGGACATGAGAATGACAAGTCccaacaacaaattaaataaagtaatacTGCCACTTATTCCATGGGATTACCGTTGGGATACAGTACCACGTGAAT attacAATCCAAAAGCAACGTTGGAGGGAGATGTAAGCGTGATGACCTATCGTGGTCATCGTGTTACCAAGAGTTTATTGCGAGCGAAATTCTCCCCAGCTTTACAAACGGGACAGCGCTACATATACACTGGCTGTGGCACAGGCAGAATTATAA cggcaGAGTTCTGA
- the LOC126761265 gene encoding RING finger protein 10 produces the protein MENKKPQNIFARSKACQPIDSSLRKSSSDLQVNKCLPRNSRRREQPSTTRNDSQRNSKQYSSVKARPNVDKRPRQRGGGTGSNVSNSNEAFIIEDNLTCATEDVSATSTGLATVVEPVVTGALTKKKSQQYADYELNSVYAPGSKKQNLNHLLNFHYAPRDADNAFSFNVFGRNGGSGSTVATKRHGASNGSKRHRYNKEQFLQANFQFVVKSGINMSVYSSPDNLIDWNLIEQINIQTEEEPQCPICLYPPIAAKLTRCGHAYCWPCILHYLALSDKTWRKCPICYEAIHTADLKSTTIEQQRQFSIGDEITFHLMRRKKGCMMIEKYDANTHQNAMNSYPLISAENDSKSFSKFLIANRSDILNIIDREQRELVAGQDPTSPEYIFIQQALDLQKERREKVEEMKEDIEEHSNKAANKLNEENENYEDVDVLGTESIISNDDNSLNTSSLALSSVDNEDIHTKYYYFYQSVDGQNIFLHPLNVKMLQACYGALEHAPLVINARVLQKEYHSMDEEHRRKFTCLGHLPLTAQFAVIEVDMQPPFVSNEILRLFKDDIFMRKKERQRREREERRREKHINEINDRQMGKLIASTANLNLSSAQEFPTWGFEEALPGSSATADNNTSNPIALPKTKTQATYSTVAVVGESPNVKEYWPTLASPVSSSNNMYQELSTWGKNISTSKPFVANTAVTNRTISSGRSSECESLDGYLAENIGFTTPMRTDLGDVLAMAITQKKQAVTATASAGGKKNKKAKKMTPLFSTGINYAGK, from the exons atggAGAACAAAAAACCTCAAAACATTTTTGCACGCTCAAAGGCGTGTCAACCAATTGATTCCTCACTACGCAAATCGTCTTcag atttacaAGTCAATAAGTGTTTACCTCGTAATTCCCGACGTCGAGAACAACCGTCAACAACTCGTAACGATTCGCAGCGGAATTCGAAGCAGTACTCTTCAGTTAAAGCGCGACCAAATGTCGATAAACGACCACGTCAACGTGGCGGCGGTACCGGTAGCAATGTTAGCAACAGCAATGAAGCTTTCATTATCGAAGACAATCTTACATGCGCGACTGAAGATGTTTCTGCTACCAGCACCGGATTAGCCACGGTAGTAGAGCCGGTGGTGACCGGTGCATTGACCAAAAAAAAGTCTCAGCAATATGCGGACTACGAATTGAACTCTGTGTACGCACCAGGGAGCAAAAAGCAGAATTTGAATCATCTGCTCAATTTTCATTACGCTCCGCGTGACGCTGACAACGCTTTTAGTTTTAACGTTTTTGGCCGGAACGGTGGTAGTGGTTCAACTGTGGCCACAAAGCGACATGGAGCCAGTAACGGGAGTAAACGCCATCGTTATAATAAAGAGCAATTCTTACAAGCTAA ttttcaatttgttgtgaaATCTGGTATTAATATGAGTGTCTATTCATCGCCTGACAATTTAATCGATTGGAATCTTATTGaacaaattaatattcaaaCTGAAGAGGAGCCGCAATGTCCCATTTGCTTATATCCACCTATTGCAGCGAAATTAACTCGTTGTGGTCACGCATATTGCTGGCCAtgtattttacattatttagcGCTAAGTGATAAGACTTGGCGCAAATGTCCTATTTGCTATGAAGCTATACATACAGCTGATTTGAAAAGTACTACGATTGAACAACAACGTCAGTTCAGTATTGGCGATGAAATTACGTTCCATTTGATGCGTCGCAAAAAAGGTTGCATGATGATTGAGAAATATGATGCTAATACTCATCAAAATGCTATGAATAGCTATCCATTGATTTCAGCCGAAAAtgattcaaaaagtttttcaaaattcttaattgCCAATCGCAGtgacattttaaatataattgatcGTGAGCAACGTGAATTGGTTGCTGGCCAAGATCCAACCAGTCCAGAATACATTTTCATACAGCAAGCTTTGGACTTGCAAAAGGAACGACGAGAGAAAGTTGAAGAAATGAAAGAGGATATAGAAGAACATTCAAATAAAGCTGCCAATAAGCTtaatgaagaaaatgaaaattatgaagATGTTGATGTATTAGGTACTGAAAGCATCATTAGCAATGATGATAATTCGCTAAATACTAGTAGTCTGGCGCTATCCTCCGTGGATAATGAAgacattcatacaaaatattattatttttaccaaTCTGTGGAtgggcaaaatatttttttgcatcctttaaatgtaaaaatgctACAAGCATGTTATGGTGCATTAGAACACGCTCCTTTGGTAATTAATGCACGTGTATTGCAAAAGGAGTATCACTCAATGGATGAAGAACACCGCCGTAAATTTACTTGCCTCGGTCATTTACCACTAACAGCTCAGTTTGCAGTTATTGAGGTCGATATGCAACCACCATTTGTATCTAATGAGATACTACGTCTATTCAAAG ACGATATTTTTATGCGCAAGAAAGAACGCCAGCGTCGCGAACGCGAAGAACGTCGACGCGAAAAGCACATAAACGAAATTAATGATCGTCAAATGGGAAAACTGATTGCTAGCACAGCAAATTTGAACTTATCATCCGCACAAGAGTTTCCAACA TGGGGCTTTGAAGAGGCACTTCCCGGCAGCAGCGCTACTGCGGATAACAACACCAGCAACCCAATTGCATTACCCAAGACAAAAACTCAAGCAACTTATTCAACTGTAGCTGTAGTTGGAGAATCGCCAAACGTAAAAGAATACTGGCCGACATTGGCATCGCCTGtcagcagcagcaataacatGTATCAGGAATTATCAACTTGGGGTAAAAATATATCCACTTCAAAACCTTTTGTGGCCAACACAGCCGTTACCAATCGCACCATAAGTTCTGGTCGCTCTAGTGAATGTGAATCGCTTGATGGCTATTTAGCCGAAAACATTGGTTTCACAACACCAATGCGTACAGATTTAGGTGATGTTCTTGCCATGGCTATAACACAAAAGAAGCAAGCTGTTACCGCGACAGCAAGCGCTGGTggtaaaaagaataaaaaggcTAAAAAAATGACGCCCCTCTTCTCCACTGGCATAAACTATGCtggcaaataa
- the LOC126761274 gene encoding guanosine-3',5'-bis(diphosphate) 3'-pyrophosphohydrolase MESH1 isoform X1 has protein sequence MPAVIIPNMETLHPTAKLMQGLQFAASKHRTQLRKDNETPYINHPINVATILAVEGGISDENVLIAAILHDTVEDTDTTFEEIEQHFGEEICEIVREVTDDKTLEKQERKRLQIEHAASSSENAKLVKLADKLDNLRDLGRKAPIGWTPERQEQYYVWAKKVVDNMRGTNAELERKLDEIFKAKKLL, from the coding sequence GCCGGCTGTGATTATTCCTAACATGGAAACGTTACATCCTACAGCGAAATTAATGCAAGGACTGCAGTTTGCTGCCAGCAAGCATCGTACACAACTGCGGAAAGATAATGAGACACCCTACATAAATCACCCTATAAATGTGGCAACAATTCTCGCTGTGGAAGGTGGTATCTCCGATGAAAATGTACTCATTGCTGCTATATTGCATGACACTGTTGAGGATACCGACACCACATTTGAAGAAATCGAGCAACATTTTGGCGaggaaatttgtgaaattgtgCGTGAGGTCACTGACGATAAGACATTGGAGAAACAAGAACGAAAACGCTTGCAAATCGAACATGCGGCAAGTTCAAGTGAGAACGCCAAATTAGTGAAATTGGCGGATAAGTTGGACAATCTACGAGATTTAGGCAGAAAAGCGCCAATCGGTTGGACACCTGAGCGTCAAGAACAATACTATGTTTGGGCTAAGAAAGTGGTGGATAATATGCGTGGTACAAACGCAGAGTTGGAGCGCAAAttagatgaaatttttaaagctaaaaagcTACTTTAA
- the LOC126761275 gene encoding choline-phosphate cytidylyltransferase A-like: MATSSVLANNPISTLASAVAVNSSSSSTTTTSPTLISTRKRTYDTAISMPAVATKSRGATAAVAKASLANKMNANGNDVALNDILVDGVSTATAATTNKDYTRTVSQCEPDEEASGSSSAYYDSPVKKEYLPVPQPLPTISSGSSDFATICKPAPLSTDEEAVVEREKCDYNYKITYQMARSGQTKRRVRVYADGIYDLFHQGHARQLMQAKNIFPNVYLIVGVCNDELTHRMKGRTVMNDQERYEALRHCRYVDEIVPDAPWTLCDDFIASNKIDFVAHDDIPYTGAGVEDIYAPLKAKGMFVATERTEGVSTSDIVARIVKDYDLYVRRNLARGYSAKDLNVSFLSEKKFRFQNKMDELKNRGRRELNKVKDDIITKWEEASRDFIDAFLLLFGRERLNHLWNESKGKLIQALSPPGSPSGSMNGDDDEDDFDYDDDDDTDFATVRMPAPAARSRVTDSPTSRGKTDRGADSAKATKVTTQVNDNDDEDDDGEYEHRSN; the protein is encoded by the exons ATGGCCACTTCATCAGTGCTCGCTAACAATCCAATTTCGACACTAGCATCAGCGGTTGCTGTGAATTCCTCGTCATCGTCAACAACAACTACCTCACCTACTTTAATTTCAACACGTAAACGCACCTACGATACTGCTATCTCAATGCCCGCTGTCGCAACAAAATCTCGAGGAGCAACTGCTGCTGTGGCTAAAGCATCACTTGCTAACAAAATGAATGCGAATGGTAATGATGTTGCGCTCAATGATATACTTGTGGATGGTGTCAGTACAGCAACTGCTGCAACAACGAACAAAGATTATACACGCACAGTTTCACAATGTGAACCGGATGAGGAAGCGTCCGGCTCATCGTCTGCATACTATGATAGTCCTGTTAAGAAGGAGTACTTACCGGTGCCACAGCCGTTGCCTACGATCAGTAGTGGTTCATCAGATTTTGCG ACAATTTGTAAGCCAGCACCATTGTCCACCGACGAAGAGGCTGTTGTGGAGCGGGAGAAATGTGACTACAATTATAAAATCACCTATCAAATGGCGCGGTCTGGCCAAACGAAACGACGCGTACGTGTCTACGCCGATGGCATTTATGACCTTTTCCATCAAGGTCATGCCAGACAGCTAATGCAGGCGAAGAACATTTTCCCAAATGTTTACTTAATTGTGGGTGTGTGCAATGATGAGCTAACACACCGCATGAAGGGGCGCACTGTTATGAATGATCAAGAGCGATACGAGGCGTTACGTCACTGCCGCTATGTGGATGAG aTTGTTCCGGATGCCCCTTGGACTCTATGTGATGATTTTATTGCATCGaacaaaattgattttgttgCGCACGATGACATTCCATACACTGGCGCAGGCGTGGAAGATATATACGCGCCATTGAAGGCCAAAGGCATGTTTGTTGCCACCGAACGCACAGAAG GCGTATCTACTTCAGATATTGTCGCACGTATTGTCAAAGACTATGACTTATATGTACGCCGGAATTTGGCGCGTGGTTACTCGGCTAAAGATTTAAATGTCTCATTCCTTTCGGAGAAGAAGTTTCGATTCCAAAATAAAATGGATGAGTTAAAGAATCGCGGACGACGCGAACTGAACAAAGTGAAGGATGATATCATCACAAAATGGGAGGAGGCATCTCGTGACTTTATCGATGCATTCCTTCTACTTTTCGGACGCGAACGTCTAAATCATTTGTGGAACGAATCTAAGGGCAAATTAATCCAGGCGCTCAGTCCTCCCGGTAGTCCAAGTGGTTCGATGAATGGTGACGATGATGAAGACGATTTTGattatgatgatgatgatgataccGACTTCGCAACTGTACGCATGCCGGCTCCTGCTGCGAGGAGTCGAGTCACAGATAGTCCTACATCACGTGGTAAAACCGATCGTGGAGCCGATTCTGCCAAGGCCACCAAGGTGACAACACAAGTGAACGACAATGACGACGAGGATGATGATGGCGAATATGAGCATAGAAGTAATTAG